The genomic stretch AGTAAAGACTCAAAAGTGTGAACacaagaggagaggaaaagacacTGGAAAACAGCACAAAGAAATCTAAGTTCAGCTACAACCACTAAACAGATTTTTGAGCCAAAACGCACTGGGAGTAATAAAGTGTGTCATCCCAGATGAACAAGGAATAACCAGGATGATCAAACAATTCTAAACTTGGATGTACCTAACAAAACagtctccaaagaaataaaacccaaattaGCAGGATGAGGAGGAGAAACTGACAAATTCTAGAAGCACTGCgatatttgaatataaatttctCATTAATTCATCAAGCAGACAAAAAACTGTAAAGCTATGGAAAATTTGAACAAGACGAGTGGCACCTGACATTTTTCAacattgaggttttttttgttttgttttgttttgttactcaGAGGTGGAAAATGTTACACATTTTACAAGGTGATATGAGATGAAGATTGGCTGTTAATGggataaatattttatgacatgACTCAAATAGGTTTTAAGTACCTAAGAGAAAAATGCATACCAATTCTAAAATTGGGGTTCATAATTTTTTACCTGGATATTTTATCCAGTGTAACTTGAAAAACTTGTCCCTGAAAACATTgtggttgaattttatttttttatttttcttaaagatttatttatttatttatgatagacatagagagagagagagagaggcagagacacaggaggagggagaagcaggttccatgccgggagcccaatgtgggactcgatcccgggactccaggatctcccgggactccaggatcgcgccctgggccaaaggcaggcgccaaaccgctgagccacccagggatccccgtggttgaattttaaattaactcCACTAAACTCTCATGCTGTGGTGGTTCTGAATACAGAATGTCCCAACAGGAACCTAGCATCACCTTAAATGAGTAGAATAGAAATACATTCCCATGCAGGAAgttgtgtatacatacacacccCACTTGGAAGACCTCTGCTACATAAAACAGGTTCTATATACCAGAATACATTTCTTACCTTCTTGGAGGTCAGGAAGTTTAGGGATTGCCTTAGAGTGAACACAAAATCTGACCTGGGGCAGGTATTTCTGAAGCTAACAGATCCAGCTTTAAAGATAATTTCcggatgaaaagaaaaattggttTCATTCCTAAAGaagaaacttcttttcttttcttttcttttcttttcttttcttttcttttcttttcttttcttttcttttcttttcttttcttttctttcttttctttcttttctttcttgattttgtttatttcagagagagagagcatgcatgagcaagggaggggcagagggagaagcagactccctgctgaacagagagctggacataggactcaatcctaggaccctggatcatgacttgagctgaaggcagatgcctaaaccgactgagccacccagatgctccaagaAACACATTTCTAATATTAGAATTTCTTTGGAATGAGGGGCTTCTAGATGGTTTGGTTTCAACACCTTCCCTCTTGTTGGCAGTGTATTTTCATTCTGGAGAGTATGGACCTTGGAGGGCCAGTAGTGTATGGCAGGTCAGCCTAAGATCCCCTGTGCTTCTACCTTTCCCTTTTCATGAAAAGAGACCTAATGAGCCACAGTTGGGGCAGAAGATGCTAGGCATTGTCATCCTCAAACCACTGCCACCCTTAGTCTGACTCAGAAGACAGAGCTGGGGTGCAGGCATGTGTCAGGAACCCACCAGGAGGAATGGACAGCTTCCTAGGGGGATCCATGGGGAGACTCCTTGGGGAGACTCTGGGGCCTCTGAGGTCATGTAGGCTCTTAAGGGATGTACACATATCACACGGCAGTCAGAAAAATATTGCTTTCcccaaatgaaaatataacttattaTGAGACTTGGAAACATGTCAGTTGGAAAATGTGGGTGTACTAATTTGAATCTTGTAACATGCATGGGAGTTCCTGCTACTTTAAAATgtcgggcttttttttttttcttgaaatcttaagtaactttgggaaacaatgtGCAATTGATTTTATCCTACCTTGCTCACCTTTCAATAGTAGTGAAATGGACTTATTTTTTGAGGGAGTAACAGGAACACactcatgcttcttttttttttttttaatttttatttatttatgatagtcacacagagagagagagagaggcagagacacaggcagagggaggagcaggctccatgcaccgggagcccgatgtgggattcgatcccgggtctccaggatcgtgccctgggccaaagacaggcgctaaaccgctgcaccacccagggatccccactcatGCTTCTATACCTACAGTCACATGATTATGCTTCccccaatttcttttttcaaatcatTGCTCATAATTAAATTTTCTCCACCAGGAGCCCAAATGACAGTAACACTGTGTCTTAAGTCATAACCCCTGTATTTGCAATAGGGATCAATGATAAAATAAGGAATCAGAAGATAATTGCTTTGTTGCAGTCTACAAAATGTGCCTGTCACATTTCCTGTGAAGTCAGAGGGGTCCTTTTTACTGGGCTCTCCAGGAGACAAACCACACTTTCCATAGTAGTCCTTCCTGTCCTGCACCAGGAAAAAGAAGTCTGGACACTGGGTGTCTTAACACTGGGTGATGTGTGTCCAACACATTCCCTTTGTTGGTGGCTCCACAGAAACCAACAGATGCAGCCGACTCCTGTGTGAAGAATCATGCTCCTGAGCACACATATGCCATGGAAGGCTCCTTGCTCCTCCAAGCTGCCGAGGAAGGGGAAATAGAGTCACCATCGAGGTTCTGCTGGCACCTCCAAATGTTTACAGAGCAGCTGGACCCTGGCTGGGGTGGCCGACTCAGGAACGATCCACACTTGTAGCATTCACCGCTGGGAAATAGGGATTAGTATGAGCCCTGCTGTTCTCATCAAATACATTCATAAATTGCTGCTGCGCCAACTCTACCAGGACCTTTCAAAGACTGGTTTTTGGTCCCAAAGTGCATACCAAGTCCAGCTGAGCTCCCTGaggcatacttttaaaaaatattttatttattcatgagagacagagagagagagaggcagagacccaggcagagggagaagcaggctccatgcaaggagcccaatgtgggactcgattctgggactccaggattatgtcctgggccgaaggcaggcgcccaaccactgagccacccagtaccaCACCCATACTGAACACCCAGTACGTTCCCCCCGAAACATACTCGACAATCCGTTTTCTCCTGTTTGTGTGAACAGGGTGCATTTCCACCATATGTGGGGGTTTCTTCTCATTTTGATGAAAAGAAGGGCATCTGAATTTGAAATGTCACTCAAAAGTCTGTGTGGTATTCTATGAAATAGCGCTCCTTTGTGATCTGGCTTTTCAGCTGAGAGGCTGAGAGACATTCTACCTTCAGGTAGTTTTTTCTTATTCCTGCCTCACAACAGAGAATTTGCTACTGAAATTGGGATTCATATCTCCATGCTCCAAAATTGAAGGGTTTTCTGCCCCCAATCCCATACTGTCTTGTCCCACATTTGAGATATAATACTGAGCCTATTTCTGTAATGAGATAATTTTCTGGTTTGTCTGAAAATTCGCTCACCAATTTAGTGACGAGGCCTCCAGCCTGTGTATGACTGTTCAGTGCCCTTTGATTCTCTCCTTGCCTACCTCACGGCCTTTccacctgctcttccctctgcccagccACCCAGAAAAGAGATAGCctccctctgtttctttcctttccatccaTTTCCTGCTCCACCCCTTTCGATGTGTAGGTTTTTATTGCTCTCTGAAATGACCTGTTTTCTTGCCTGTCCTTCCCACCAGAATGAGGGTTTCCTGGGGAGTAGAGGTTTCTATTGGTTTTGCTTGTGGCAGCTTCGTTGGTTTGCTCAATAATCCTGGCACAGAAGTGGTTCTTAGTAACTAGAGATGAACAAACACTCAGCCCTGGTGCTGGGTGATGCTGGGGACCCAGGGCTGAGCTGGGCCGGGGCCTGCCCCATTCCCAGGTAGGTGAGGGAGGGAGATGAGGGAGGAAGATCTGGACACAGATCATTCCTGGTCTGGTGGCAGAGCAGTGACAGCAGAGATACAGGAGACCAGGAGAGCTGACGCAGAgaggggaggatgtggagaagtcTCCCCAGTGAGGGGCTCTGACGGTGGCTGAGCATGAGCAGGAGTCTATGAGGTGGtgagtcattcattcacttactcatccTGTGCTCGGAAATGCCGGGGACCCAGAGATGAGTCAGTCCTGAACCCTGTTCTCTGCAAACTCCTACTCTGATGGGGGCGGTTGACAGGACAGCCACAAACCAGGATGATTAGACCATGGTGGAGACGTATAGAGGCTGCATAAGCCTCTAGGAGCTACCAGGTGCTCATTACAGGAAAGAGAAGGGCACCCAGAATAAACAGGAGTCAGGTCCCTTTCATACAGGGTGCTGGAAATATGAGCAGACCTGGCACAATCTGGAATAATGTGCAGCCAGGTCACATTGCACACTGCACATCCTAGCGCAACAACCCAGTGAGCCCAAACCCGCTGTaggtcccatttcacagacaaggacATTGAGCCTTAGAAAGATTGAGTTGCTCACCCAGGGGAGCAACCAGCCAGGGTCCACTGTGATCACGGGGCTTGGAGGGGACCAGGCGGGAAGGGATGAGGCTACAGATGTGCCCGAGTCAGGTTCTTCATGCAGGTGGCACAGCCTTGAGCAGCCTTGCTGTTCTCTCACCctgacctcccctcccctgtgcaAAGACAGTCAGGGAGTGGGTGGGTGcagggccctgggactgagcTACATGGGGCAAAAGTGAGGGGTTTGCAAGATGGAAAGAATGaccttctgtttccttccccagcaTGGAACAACAGAGGGGGCTCCTGTTATTATTTCTGGGGGTACAGCTGCTGCTTATGGGGGCATTCCTCTACCAGAACCGCCACCGCCACAGCTTCACCTCCTTCTTGCGCGTCCTGATACAGGACAGGCCAACGGTGGGAGAAGAGTTGCCCTTTCTGGTCTCGGTCTCTGCTGCGCAGACCTCTTCCCAGGACGTGTACACCAACCTCAGCCAGATCCACCCTGTGGGCGTTAGTGAGGAGGACCTGCCTAGCTGCCCCCTCATCTCACCTTACATCAGTAAGCTTGTCAGAATATCCTGTCCCCCCAACCCTGCCTCAGGTTTTGGGGAACTAGAAAGACTCCTTTGGGGGGGTAGGGGAGGATCTATAAGCAGCAGGCCTGGCACTGATGACCCAAGGGTGACAGCATGTGTACTAGTCATCTGTGGCTGCATCATAACGAACCACCCCAGAACTCTGTCTTTAAACAGTCATCAactcttttttaattattattatttttaaagattttatttatttattcatgagagccacagagagagaggcagagacataggtagagggagaagcaggctccctacagggagcctgatgcgggactcgaccccagaaccctgggaacacaacctgagccaaaggcagatgctcaaccactgagcctcccaggtgcccaaCAGTCATCAATTCTTAATGTGTATCTGGGTGGGGAGTTTTGGGAAGGGCCCAGTTGGGCAGTCGTGGTCCAGGTTTTTCACACAGTTGCAGTGAGATATGGCTGGAGCTAAAAAAGCAGGGGGTGGAAGCACTCCCACTTTCTGTACATGATCTTAGAGCCTCCGCAGAGCCCTCCCAGTGGGCTCGTTTGGGCTTCCTAACAGTATGGTGGCCTGAGAGCTTAGCCGGCAACTGCTAGCTTAAGAGCAAGTGTTCACATAAAGCAGGCAGAAGCCATTTGGCCTTCTCTGATCTGGTCCCAAAAGCCATGTAGTGTCACTTCTGCCATACTCCATTCATTGAAACTGTTATAAAAGCCCACCCAATTTTAAGGAGTGGGGACATACACTCACCTCTCCGTGGGAGGAGTATCAGAGTCATGTTGTAAGAAGGGCATTTGGGTAAAGAGATACTGTTGTGgcatctttggaaaaaatatgttCTGCTACAGAAAGGGGGAGGAGCCACAGctggggctgggtgggtgggcagTGGGGCCCTTGGAAGAAGGTGCTGGAAGGAGCAGTCTGAGGTGCAGGGAGAGTGGGTGGCCTGAGAACCACCCCAGGGGAAACACCCTTAAAacaacagagaggaaaaaaaaaaaaaaaaacagagaggtattctcccatagttctggaagccagaagtccaaaatcacgGTGTTGACAGTGTTGGTTCTTTCCGGATGTTCTGGAGAGAGAAACCatcctatgcctctctctctcctaattTCTGGTGGTTGTTAGCAATCCTTGGCTTTCCTTGGCTTAGAGGCACATCACTTTAATTTCTGCCTCCATGGCCACCTCTCTGGGTCTTCACATgaccttcttataaggacaccagttgttgcatttagggcccacccaaATTCAACACTTACACATTTTAATCACTTACATCTGCATAGACTTATTCCCAAgttaaggtcacattctgaaggcTGGTGGACATGGTTTGGGGGGGGGTACATGATGGAACCCAGTACAACTGGGTTGTGGGGTTTCTAGGGGATCCCCTTGACCATCCATGGTACTTACCTCTCTCAGATGGCCCCTTGAAGGTGATGATCCCAGAGAACTTGACAATGGAGCAGGTGGTGGAAAAGAACCCGCTGGTGGAGCTGGGGGGCCAGTACCGGCCACCTGACTGCTGGACACGTCACCACACAGCAGTAGTGGTGCCCTACTATGGGCAAGTCCAACATCTGCAGCACCTGCTCTTCCATCTGCACCCCTTCCTACAGCGCCAGCAACTGCACTATGCCATCTACGTGGTGAACCAGGTGcatctggggtggggaggggcagaggcataaAGACCCACAAGGTGGGTCTCCAAGCACAGCTGTGGAGAGTCACGTCAGCATTTGGGCCAGAGAGTGGCTGGTTGGGGGCTGGATTTATGAGTCAAGAAGATCTTGGGGGAAATTAGAGGTGGGGCTATAGGTTTGGTCTAGACTGGCTGAGTCTGGGGTTGGCTCAAGTGGCTGTCTGGAAGACTCAGTCCCACGGAGTCTAGACCTCCCTGAAACCAGGGCTGGCCAGGTTGGGCAATGAAGCTAAGTGGTAATTTAAAGCACTGGGTTTAGGATCCCTTTGGATGCTTGTTTGAATCTCAGTCTTGCCTATTACTACCTGTGTGGTCAGAGTGTGGgaccatcatccatccatccatcccattgTCACTCATATAACTATGGATAAACTTGGAGAACTCAGTGTTATggttttttcattcatgagacaggGATGATAGTAACCCTTCCATCGCTAGGTTGTGGGAAGCATTGAGTTAATGACTAAAGCAGTGAGGTCAaggcctggtacatagtaggtacttagtGATAAAgctaatgatgatggtgatgatgatgatggcaatgATGGTTTTGATGGTGGTGAGGATGATGTTGATGTGGTGAGTGACGGAGGTGATATGAGGTTGTGTTGATCGCCTTGGAGATGCTGAAGATGATGGTGCTCATGCTGGCAATGAACATAATAGCAAGTGTTGATGGTAACAAGGTGGTGATGAAGGAGAACATGAtgatggaggaagaggagggagaggcaaaccCTGTCATGGTTTCTGAGCATCAGATCCATTCTTTGGTAGGGGCAGAAACAGATGTAGGTGGTCCCTGCTCACCCTAACCCCTGCCTATTGAAGGGAGGTTTATGGTCTCTTGAAGGAGATAATCCTTGAGAATCCTGCAAATGGTTGTGGACAGAGCTGAGGGGCTGGAGATACAGACTCTGCCTAGGATAGGGGGTGGGAATCCAGGAAAAGTCTTCCAGGAGAGGTAAACTTTGAACTGTGCCCTTGTGGATAGGTCTGGGTTTTGCAGCTCCAGTGGGAATAGGGCCCAAGCAGAATGGCACTGGAAAGGGGGAGCAGATGGGCCTGACAGGTGGGGGAACACTCCTGCCCACTGGTGAGTGAGCATGGAGCATCTCTGTCCATCCCAGGTACACACCACTGCCTTCAACCGGGGCAAGCTACGCAATGTGGGGTTCtgggaggccatgcaggaggaggAATGGGACTGTGTCTTCTTCCATGATGTGAACCTCCTCCCAGAGGATGACCGCAACCTCTACATCTGTGACATCTTCCCAGCCCATGTGTCTGTGGCCATTGACAAGTTCAACTACAAGTAGGTGGAAGGAGGGGGCCTCCTGGGGGAAACCATAGTCAGACCCTGTGCTTCCCTGGACTTCACCCTGCCCATCTATAGGGTCTAAGCCTCGATCCCTGGAACTCAGGTGAAGAATGATGGGGCCCAAGGAAAAGTCTTGTAGACAGGGAAGAAACTTCCTTTTAGATGTGGGTGTTAAGGGTGGAGGTCAGTGACTGGGTCATGGTGGAGGTCAGAGAAGGAGAATGTGTGAAAGAAGGGGCTGACTAGGGGACAGGAGAGGGTTATCTTAGGGTCTGAGGAGAAAGGGCCATCGAGGGGTCACAAGGTGGGCCTGTCAGATGATTTAGGGGAGGAGATATCCCAGGTCAAGTGAGGGCCCACCtcagggggcagaggaagggttACTCCAAGATCAGGGAAGGGGGTACCTGCGGGGTTAGGGGAGAGGTGATCACAGGGGTGAGTTGGGAAGGGTAAACTCAGAAATAAAGCTCGGAGATCCTGGCCAGGACCCCTGTTGCCTGAAACTCCTTATCCCcaactctctctgcctctccaggcTACCCTACCACGGCTACCTTGGGGGCGTGTTTGCTCTGCGCCCCACTCACTACCTGAGGATAAACGGCTTCCCCAACTCGTACTGGTACTGGGATCATGAGGACCATGACATCGCTGCTAGGTGGGGGGCCCTGCTTGAGGAGCCTAGCATGGGGCTGCAGGTCCCTCCATGGTGTGGGGGACACTGGCCGCCATGGCCTGAAGGGCTGGGTGTGTGGCATAGGGACCCTATCAGAGTCAGGCTTCTGgcttccctgccctctcccttGTAAGGCTGCAACTGAGTGGGATGCTACTCTCACGACCCCATCTGCTCTTTGGCCGCTACCACATGCTAGAGGGGCAGGACCCCAGCCACCAGCAAAGCCCCCAGAGGTAAGTTGGGGTTGGAGGTAGGATGTCCCACCTTGGGCAGTCACTAAGTCCTGGGCTCACGTAGctgcccctgcctccagccctggcCTTCTGGCCTCAATCCACCACAAATGGCAGCAGGATGGCATGAACTCGCTGGGCTACAGGCGGCTCTCCAAGGAGCTGCAGCCCCTCTACACCAACCTCACCGTGGACATCAACTTCCCAACTTCCCAGCCCTAGCGGGCCCAGTGCCAAGGTGAGGGGGAGCTGGAGGCTGGAACAGAATCCCCAAGACCAGGGCTGTAGGGCAGTCCTCCCAACTGGTTTcttattaaagtttattttactcACTTCTGTCAACCTTtatctccaccctttcattttcgcACATTCATTCAAAGTCCCACTCAGATTCCCTGGTTCTCTCCAAGTGTGCAGCACACACCTGCCTACCCATTCATTTCTCACAAAAACTTCTGCGACAGGCACTGCTGGCATCGTCCTGTGAGGATGGTTGAACAGTGTTCACCCAACAGAATACCATGCAACCAGATGCAGCACGAAAAGAACAAGGTACACGTGTATGGTATGatctgctatttattttttaaaaatatgagacagagagagagagagagagagagagagagagagaagcaggctcttcacaggagcccgatgtgggactcaatcccagatcccaagatcatgacctgagccaaaggcagcaacacaactgctgagccacctaggtgtccctgctattcatttttaaaaagattttaattatttggtaTAGAGAACATGCAGgatgcctgatgcagggctcaaccccaggaacccagggatcatggtctgagcagaaggcagatgcttaactgactgagccacccaggcgctctgaTCTGATATTTATAAAACAGAGTTCCAACACAGGTATAGGATTATGAGTGAGTACTGAATGTGGATGTCAGATACTAATAATCTTCTATAAAAGGCCAGATACAATTTTCGGCTTGCAAGCCACTGAAGCACAGGAAGAGTCACAGACTGTACATAAACACACGAATGTGGCTGTGTCCagtaaaactatttaaaaaacagGTGACCAACCCTATTTGGCTGATGGCCAGTCTGTCGACTCCCAGAGTAAATGATCAGGAGCCTgtgtaaaaatgtttaaagtccaTACTAAAAAAGGTTGACCACTGGTTATTTATGGAGACATTCACCAGAGATGGGGGGAGGTTGAAAGGGGGCAGGGTAGACCAGAGCTGGTCAGAGAAAAGATGTACTGTGAAGACCAGTATACATCACAAAATCACACTTATGCATTTACCAAGTGTACATTCACCTGTTGAgacaggcataccttggagatactTGGGTTGGGTCTCAGACCACATAAATGTTGCAATAAAGGAAACCAAACCAAATGTTGCAATAAAGGAAGTTAAATgactttttggtttcccagtgcatgtGGACGTCATGTTGGCACTACACTGTAGTCTATGAAGTATGCAATAGTGTCACGCCTAAAAAAGAGTGCATACTTCTATTAAAAAACTTTCTTGCTAAAAAATGCCAGccatcatctgagttttcagtgagttgtaatcactgatcacaaAGAACCAcgacaaataatgaaaaatttggaAATAGTCCAAGAATAACCAACATGTGACAGAAACATGATGGGAGCCaatactgttggaaaaatggtactgcccaatgcagggctgccacaaaccttcaatttgtaaaaacacAGTATCTGCAAAGCACGATAAAATGAGGTAGCTATGCCTGTGTatgtataaagaaattaaataattactGTGCAACCTCAGGATATATTCAATTGGGAATAAATCGGATAAACACAATCACAGCAGATCCTTTAAAAAAGTGTATCATCTCCCCACAATTCTGCTACGCAGTGAATCCTATAGCAAACACTACAAAACTCACAAAGTGTTATGTAGGTGTATATACCTGaccatgtgaacacacacacacaaacacacacacacatacacacacctgtcTGGTCATTCAGTTTGCCGGTACTTTGAAATTACTGATGTTCCATATTCAATAGGGTTATCATTAATATAACCTCATAAATTTTCCTATAATCTGGCAAAAGTCTGTCTCACTACTTGCTAGAGAAATACGTTTCTCAATGTGTTAGGTGGGGGTTTCTTCCCAGATGAATTTTACAATCCTTAACAAGGCTTGTACAAATatccttttgttttctgagtaATTTCTTACACATGAAATAATGTGTCACTTTGCAACAGGCAGTGCATTCCTGGAGTTTTTCATGGATTCTATAACCTGCAATTGAATCCAATGCTTgggagatatttttctttgagaaatttgGGGTTTCATTTATGTATATGCTGATGCATACTAGGAAATGATTTCTGGGTAAAGCCTTTTTACACAATAACTGCTTTAATAAGACCTGCCTCTAGTATGAGTCGTTTGGTGTTTATTAAAATTGGATCTGTTGTTGAAGGCCTTCCCACACTGTGAACATACATAGGGCATCTCTCCTGTGTGAATCCGCTGATGCACTTGGAGCTGTGGTTTCTTGCTGAAGGATTTGCCACAGTCACAGCATTCATAAGGCTTCTCTCCAACATGAGTTCTCTGATGTGCCATCAACTCTGATTTCTGGACAAAGGCGTTCCCACATTTGTAACAGGCAAAAGTTTTCTCTCTCATGTGTGTCATCTGATGTTTGTGGAAATTTGACCTGCCATTGAAAGCCTTCCCACAATCAGAGCATACGTAGGGTTTCTCTCCGGTGTGAATTCGCTGATGCTCCTTGAACTGTGATTTGGAAGTGAAAGCTTTCCCACAGTCACtgcatttgtaaggtttctcCCCAGTGTGAGTTCTTTGATGCATGCTGAGTATGGACTTTTGGTTGAAAGCTTTCCCACAGTCCCTGCATACATGTTGCCTCTCTCCCGTGTGAATTTTCTGGTGGATATTGAGGTGTGACTTTTGGgtgaaggctttcccacagtcACTACATTCGTAAGGCTTCTCCCCAGTATGAATTCGGTGATGTATATCAAGTTGTGACTTGGAAATGAAGGATTTCCCACAGCTGTGGCATgggtaaggtttctctccagtatggcCTCTCTGATGTACAGTCAGGTGTGCCTTCTGGACAAAGGCCTGCCCGCACTCAATGCAAACATAGGACTTCTCCCCTGAGTGGATTCTCTGGTGTAAGCTGAGTGTTGACTTCTGAgtgaaggccttcccacattcacCGCATGTGTACTGCCGCTCACCCGTATGAATCTTCTGATGTATGGTGAGGGTTGAATTCTGGGAGAAGCcttttccacattcactgcattcaTAGAGTTTCTCACTAGAGTGAGTCCTCTGATGTCTGAAGAGGGATAACATCTGGAAAAAAGCTTTCCCACATTCGTGGCATTTATGGGGCTTCTTTCTAGTGTGAGTTTTCTGGTGACTAATCAGTTCTGATCTCTGAATGAAGaccttcccacattccttacagaTGTAAGGAATGCTACTTGTGTGATTTGTCAGATACACACCAAGCTTTGGTTGTGGGGTGAAGCCTTTAGTGCATTTGCCACACTCTTGGAGGTTTTCTACACTATGGAATCTCTGTTGCTCAAGAGGTGGCTTCTGGGGGAAGCCCCTCCCACATTCAGCACATTTATCAGGTTTCTCCTGAT from Canis aureus isolate CA01 chromosome 1, VMU_Caureus_v.1.0, whole genome shotgun sequence encodes the following:
- the LOC144280829 gene encoding beta-1,4-galactosyltransferase 3-like isoform X1; the encoded protein is MQGAQCGTRFWDSRIMSWAEGRRPTTEPPSTTPILNTHMEQQRGLLLLFLGVQLLLMGAFLYQNRHRHSFTSFLRVLIQDRPTVGEELPFLVSVSAAQTSSQDVYTNLSQIHPVGVSEEDLPSCPLISPYINGPLKVMIPENLTMEQVVEKNPLVELGGQYRPPDCWTRHHTAVVVPYYGQVQHLQHLLFHLHPFLQRQQLHYAIYVVNQVHTTAFNRGKLRNVGFWEAMQEEEWDCVFFHDVNLLPEDDRNLYICDIFPAHVSVAIDKFNYKLPYHGYLGGVFALRPTHYLRINGFPNSYWYWDHEDHDIAARLQLSGMLLSRPHLLFGRYHMLEGQDPSHQQSPQRHCWHRPVRMVEQCSPNRIPCNQMQHEKNKVHVYEMISGLGMLYPVNEKNIGFGCGLGLYRPFNEALYWLIRKVNIFH
- the LOC144280829 gene encoding beta-1,4-galactosyltransferase 3-like isoform X5, yielding MQGAQCGTRFWDSRIMSWAEGRRPTTEPPSTTPILNTHMEQQRGLLLLFLGVQLLLMGAFLYQNRHRHSFTSFLRVLIQDRPTVGEELPFLVSVSAAQTSSQDVYTNLSQIHPVGVSEEDLPSCPLISPYINGPLKVMIPENLTMEQVVEKNPLVELGGQYRPPDCWTRHHTAVVVPYYGQVQHLQHLLFHLHPFLQRQQLHYAIYVVNQVHTTAFNRGKLRNVGFWEAMQEEEWDCVFFHDVNLLPEDDRNLYICDIFPAHVSVAIDKFNYKLPYHGYLGGVFALRPTHYLRINGFPNSYWYWDHEDHDIAARLQLSGMLLSRPHLLFGRYHMLEGQDPSHQQSPQRHCWHRPVRMVEQCSPNRIPCNQMQHEKNKK
- the LOC144280829 gene encoding beta-1,4-galactosyltransferase 3-like isoform X2 gives rise to the protein MSWAEGRRPTTEPPSTTPILNTHMEQQRGLLLLFLGVQLLLMGAFLYQNRHRHSFTSFLRVLIQDRPTVGEELPFLVSVSAAQTSSQDVYTNLSQIHPVGVSEEDLPSCPLISPYINGPLKVMIPENLTMEQVVEKNPLVELGGQYRPPDCWTRHHTAVVVPYYGQVQHLQHLLFHLHPFLQRQQLHYAIYVVNQVHTTAFNRGKLRNVGFWEAMQEEEWDCVFFHDVNLLPEDDRNLYICDIFPAHVSVAIDKFNYKLPYHGYLGGVFALRPTHYLRINGFPNSYWYWDHEDHDIAARLQLSGMLLSRPHLLFGRYHMLEGQDPSHQQSPQSPGLLASIHHKWQQDGMNSLGYRRLSKELQPLYTNLTVDINFPTSQP
- the LOC144280829 gene encoding beta-1,4-galactosyltransferase 3-like isoform X3, whose product is MRCMEQQRGLLLLFLGVQLLLMGAFLYQNRHRHSFTSFLRVLIQDRPTVGEELPFLVSVSAAQTSSQDVYTNLSQIHPVGVSEEDLPSCPLISPYINGPLKVMIPENLTMEQVVEKNPLVELGGQYRPPDCWTRHHTAVVVPYYGQVQHLQHLLFHLHPFLQRQQLHYAIYVVNQVHTTAFNRGKLRNVGFWEAMQEEEWDCVFFHDVNLLPEDDRNLYICDIFPAHVSVAIDKFNYKLPYHGYLGGVFALRPTHYLRINGFPNSYWYWDHEDHDIAARLQLSGMLLSRPHLLFGRYHMLEGQDPSHQQSPQRHCWHRPVRMVEQCSPNRIPCNQMQHEKNKVHVYEMISGLGMLYPVNEKNIGFGCGLGLYRPFNEALYWLIRKVNIFH
- the LOC144280829 gene encoding beta-1,4-galactosyltransferase 3-like isoform X4 → MEQQRGLLLLFLGVQLLLMGAFLYQNRHRHSFTSFLRVLIQDRPTVGEELPFLVSVSAAQTSSQDVYTNLSQIHPVGVSEEDLPSCPLISPYINGPLKVMIPENLTMEQVVEKNPLVELGGQYRPPDCWTRHHTAVVVPYYGQVQHLQHLLFHLHPFLQRQQLHYAIYVVNQVHTTAFNRGKLRNVGFWEAMQEEEWDCVFFHDVNLLPEDDRNLYICDIFPAHVSVAIDKFNYKLPYHGYLGGVFALRPTHYLRINGFPNSYWYWDHEDHDIAARLQLSGMLLSRPHLLFGRYHMLEGQDPSHQQSPQRHCWHRPVRMVEQCSPNRIPCNQMQHEKNKVHVYEMISGLGMLYPVNEKNIGFGCGLGLYRPFNEALYWLIRKVNIFH